In Fusobacterium sp. IOR10, one genomic interval encodes:
- a CDS encoding pseudouridine synthase produces the protein MRINKYLASLGIDSRRAIDRMVDSGRITVNNKVATAGLKVDSTDKIFIDGTSIKKTKNEKLYFMVNKPQKVLSAVKDTRGRKLVTKLVKTEERIFPIGRLDYDTEGLIILTNDGEIYNKVIHPRTEIYKTYYVEVSGSVSMTSLNKIKKGILIEDKMTLPAKAKVISSTTARTTLNIAIKEGRNRQIRKMFDLVGHKVMFLKRISIGELELDPALKPGESRPLKKKEVNYLNSI, from the coding sequence ATTAGAATAAATAAGTACCTAGCTAGTTTAGGAATAGATTCTCGAAGAGCAATAGATAGAATGGTTGACAGTGGAAGAATTACTGTAAATAATAAGGTGGCCACTGCAGGTTTAAAAGTTGATAGCACTGATAAAATATTTATTGATGGAACTTCAATTAAAAAAACAAAAAATGAAAAATTATATTTTATGGTAAATAAACCTCAAAAGGTTTTATCTGCTGTTAAGGATACTAGAGGAAGAAAACTTGTTACTAAATTAGTTAAAACTGAAGAAAGAATATTCCCAATAGGAAGACTTGATTATGACACTGAAGGATTAATTATTTTAACAAATGATGGGGAAATTTATAATAAAGTCATCCATCCTAGAACTGAAATTTACAAAACATATTATGTGGAAGTTTCAGGAAGTGTTAGTATGACTAGTTTAAACAAAATAAAAAAAGGTATTTTAATTGAAGATAAAATGACTCTACCTGCAAAGGCAAAGGTTATCTCTTCAACTACTGCTCGTACAACACTTAATATAGCTATTAAAGAGGGTAGAAACAGACAAATAAGAAAAATGTTTGATCTTGTTGGACATAAAGTGATGTTTTTAAAAAGAATATCCATTGGAGAATTGGAGCTAGATCCTGCTTTAAAACCAGGAGAATCTAGACCACTTAAAAAGAAAGAAGTAAATTATTTAAACTCTATTTAA
- a CDS encoding cysteine-rich small domain-containing protein has product MQNKTSNYKFFQNKKCEYFPCHSMKDAEEKFNCLFCYCPLYCLGDDCGGNFSYNKNGIKDCSKCNLPHVKDIGYNHIQIKIKEVINKVKK; this is encoded by the coding sequence ATGCAAAACAAAACTAGTAATTATAAATTTTTTCAAAATAAAAAATGTGAATATTTTCCTTGTCACTCTATGAAGGATGCAGAGGAGAAGTTTAACTGTCTTTTTTGTTACTGTCCTTTGTATTGCCTAGGGGATGACTGTGGGGGAAATTTCTCTTACAACAAAAATGGGATAAAGGATTGTTCAAAATGTAACTTACCCCATGTGAAAGATATTGGATACAATCACATTCAAATTAAAATAAAAGAAGTAATAAATAAGGTTAAAAAATAG
- a CDS encoding PEGA domain-containing protein: protein MKKSLCLLIIAISLLFTSCATIMTGTDQKLSFNSNVPNAKVYIDGQYRGTTPIILSLKTKDSHDIRIEAPGFAPYSNVIQKRVTGWVWGNIVFGGIIGLGIDAITGGLYVFNQDNITGSLVKVPVGQLKRN, encoded by the coding sequence ATGAAAAAAAGTTTATGTTTGTTAATTATTGCTATTTCTTTACTGTTTACAAGTTGTGCTACTATTATGACTGGAACTGATCAAAAGCTTTCATTTAATTCTAATGTTCCAAATGCTAAAGTATACATCGATGGACAGTATAGAGGGACTACTCCTATTATTTTATCACTAAAAACTAAGGATAGCCACGATATAAGAATAGAAGCGCCAGGATTTGCTCCTTATTCAAATGTTATTCAAAAAAGAGTAACTGGTTGGGTTTGGGGAAATATTGTCTTTGGTGGAATAATTGGATTAGGAATTGATGCTATAACAGGTGGATTATATGTTTTCAATCAAGACAATATAACAGGAAGCCTTGTTAAAGTTCCTGTAGGACAATTAAAAAGAAACTAA
- a CDS encoding SoxR reducing system RseC family protein, with product MKSSGKVVAIDGNKVTLIMYRESTCSHCSGCGEDTKAAKELTITVEQRVEIGDIVTFQMKDSKFLKIGFLVYIVPVIMMVVGFNVGTRLGYEEKGSAAMSFLFLVITFLGIHLIDKFVVKEKIQMEVLKVEKDNGEMNQETCDTK from the coding sequence ATGAAAAGTAGTGGTAAAGTAGTTGCTATAGATGGTAATAAAGTAACTCTAATAATGTATAGAGAAAGTACTTGTTCCCATTGTTCAGGATGTGGAGAAGATACAAAGGCGGCCAAGGAATTAACTATTACAGTTGAGCAAAGAGTTGAAATTGGAGATATTGTAACTTTTCAAATGAAAGATTCTAAATTTTTAAAAATAGGTTTCTTAGTATATATAGTTCCAGTTATAATGATGGTTGTTGGATTTAATGTTGGAACAAGATTAGGTTATGAAGAAAAAGGATCAGCAGCAATGTCATTTTTATTTTTAGTTATTACTTTCTTAGGAATACATTTAATAGATAAATTTGTAGTAAAGGAAAAAATTCAAATGGAAGTTTTAAAGGTTGAAAAGGATAATGGAGAAATGAATCAAGAAACTTGTGATACAAAATAA
- a CDS encoding rod shape-determining protein translates to MKNIFNRFLSLFSEDLGIDLGTSNTLICVRKKGILLNTPSVVAFNNRSKEVFAVGEEAKNMIGRTPANIEAIRPLKNGVIADYEVTEKMLRAFYKIVTNGKKLSAPRVLICVPAGVTQIEKRAVIDISREAGAREAFLIEEPMAAAIGAGIDVFQPEGNLIVDIGGGTTEIGVVSLGGIVITKSLKIAGDKFDSLIIDYIRKSHNILIGYKTAETLKKEIGAAVTLEEELSYGISGRNLISGLPVNIEITSTEISSALEETTDLIVEEIKLILEKTPPELASDIKKTGIYLTGGGALLRGLDKKLSHSLKLNVTVVENPLNAVIDGISIFLENFNKYIPVLMSTENNY, encoded by the coding sequence ATGAAAAACATATTTAACAGATTTTTAAGCCTGTTTTCTGAAGATTTAGGAATAGACTTGGGTACTTCTAATACTCTTATATGTGTTAGAAAAAAAGGCATACTACTTAACACTCCCTCTGTAGTAGCTTTCAACAACAGATCAAAGGAAGTTTTTGCTGTGGGAGAAGAAGCTAAAAATATGATAGGAAGAACCCCTGCCAACATAGAGGCTATCAGACCACTTAAAAATGGAGTTATAGCTGATTATGAAGTTACTGAAAAAATGTTAAGAGCATTTTATAAAATAGTAACCAATGGAAAAAAATTATCTGCACCTAGGGTTTTAATTTGTGTTCCTGCAGGAGTTACTCAAATTGAAAAAAGAGCTGTTATAGATATTAGTAGAGAAGCTGGAGCTAGGGAAGCCTTCCTTATTGAAGAACCTATGGCTGCTGCTATTGGAGCTGGAATAGATGTGTTTCAACCTGAAGGAAATCTAATTGTAGATATTGGAGGAGGAACCACTGAAATTGGTGTTGTTTCTCTAGGAGGAATCGTTATAACTAAATCTTTAAAAATAGCTGGAGATAAATTTGACTCCCTTATAATTGATTACATTAGAAAATCTCATAACATTCTTATTGGATACAAAACAGCAGAAACTTTAAAAAAAGAAATTGGAGCAGCTGTTACTTTGGAAGAGGAATTATCATATGGAATAAGTGGAAGAAACCTTATATCTGGACTTCCTGTTAACATTGAAATAACTTCCACTGAAATATCATCAGCACTGGAAGAAACAACTGACCTAATAGTGGAAGAAATTAAACTTATACTTGAAAAAACCCCTCCTGAACTTGCTTCAGATATTAAAAAAACAGGGATTTATTTAACAGGTGGTGGAGCATTGCTTAGGGGGTTAGATAAAAAACTTTCCCATTCTTTAAAGCTAAATGTCACTGTTGTTGAAAATCCTTTAAATGCTGTAATTGATGGTATTTCTATTTTCTTAGAAAACTTCAACAAATATATACCAGTTTTAATGTCTACTGAAAATAATTATTAA
- a CDS encoding YiiX/YebB-like N1pC/P60 family cysteine hydrolase translates to MSYKLVYIFSFIFFIGCSNTNIKTNDWKDSKSTIYYMDKLQTGDIIIKNKVLTSPLTWFGHVGVMVSDSEVGEYPKLGTGYHKTKINSWLFDERKIIILRYNKFDDKFKKTFLKNLKEYSHSKYGLLDEVNDSKNFYCSKFVWLIYFKTVKDLKYDSNFNLNKNKTFIFPYDFVNFNSLGKVNL, encoded by the coding sequence ATGTCATATAAGCTTGTCTATATTTTTAGTTTTATATTTTTTATTGGGTGTTCTAATACTAATATAAAAACTAATGATTGGAAAGATAGTAAAAGTACAATTTATTATATGGATAAATTGCAAACAGGGGATATAATAATAAAAAATAAGGTTTTAACATCTCCTTTAACTTGGTTTGGACATGTGGGAGTAATGGTTTCAGACTCAGAAGTTGGAGAATATCCTAAATTAGGTACTGGATATCACAAAACTAAAATTAATTCTTGGTTATTTGATGAACGCAAAATAATTATTTTAAGATATAATAAGTTTGATGATAAATTTAAGAAAACATTTTTAAAAAATTTAAAAGAGTATAGCCATTCTAAATATGGATTATTGGACGAAGTTAATGATTCTAAAAATTTTTATTGTTCGAAATTTGTATGGCTAATATATTTCAAAACTGTAAAAGATTTAAAATATGACTCAAATTTTAATTTAAATAAAAATAAAACATTTATCTTCCCCTATGATTTTGTAAATTTTAATAGTTTAGGAAAAGTTAATTTATAA
- a CDS encoding toxin-antitoxin system YwqK family antitoxin, with protein MKKIFVLMFIINIFSYSSTLNYNQVKDVNGITIEKTTRYPFTGMVKKGKNREFYKNGKPDGKWIYFYSNGNIKSIENWKDGKLHGKYILYSSNGEKYLETKYKKGLDNGNYKIFYTDGRLRVAGKLRKGKPIGSWKTYTTEYYDVLEKNTLYANGEENAKQN; from the coding sequence ATGAAAAAAATATTTGTACTTATGTTTATAATCAATATATTTTCTTATTCTTCTACACTGAACTATAACCAAGTAAAAGATGTAAATGGAATTACAATTGAGAAAACTACAAGATACCCCTTTACAGGAATGGTGAAAAAAGGTAAGAATAGAGAATTTTACAAAAACGGAAAACCAGATGGTAAGTGGATATATTTCTACAGTAATGGAAATATAAAGTCCATTGAAAATTGGAAGGATGGAAAACTTCATGGAAAATATATATTATATAGTTCAAATGGTGAAAAATATTTAGAAACTAAATATAAAAAAGGTCTAGATAACGGTAACTATAAAATATTTTATACAGATGGAAGACTTAGAGTAGCTGGAAAATTAAGAAAAGGAAAGCCTATTGGAAGTTGGAAAACTTATACTACAGAGTACTATGATGTTTTAGAGAAAAATACTTTATATGCAAATGGAGAAGAAAATGCAAAACAAAACTAG
- the scpB gene encoding SMC-Scp complex subunit ScpB, whose protein sequence is MDNKNQLDDIKNQIEAILLIGGEDIKIKDLCEFFSLSIDKIIPIIYELKGERKYSGINIEINGDFIYLVSNAKYGEIVNNFFEQEKKPRKLSIPSLETLSIIAYNQPITKSEIESIRGVKVDSIVGTMESKKFIRVCGKKESIGRPNLYEVTEKFLKYLGIDTVEELPKYFEFKQHLNDLNN, encoded by the coding sequence TTGGATAACAAAAATCAATTGGATGATATTAAAAATCAAATTGAAGCCATTTTGTTAATTGGTGGTGAAGATATAAAAATAAAAGATTTATGTGAATTTTTTTCCCTATCTATTGATAAAATAATCCCTATAATTTATGAATTAAAGGGGGAACGGAAATATTCTGGGATAAACATTGAAATTAATGGAGATTTCATTTACCTTGTATCAAATGCTAAATACGGAGAAATTGTTAATAATTTCTTTGAACAAGAAAAAAAACCTAGAAAATTATCCATTCCATCCCTTGAAACTTTATCAATAATCGCTTATAATCAACCTATTACAAAATCTGAAATAGAAAGTATTAGGGGAGTAAAAGTAGATAGTATCGTGGGAACTATGGAATCTAAAAAATTTATTAGAGTTTGTGGGAAAAAAGAAAGTATAGGAAGGCCTAACCTCTATGAGGTTACTGAAAAATTCCTTAAATATTTAGGTATTGACACTGTGGAAGAATTACCTAAATATTTTGAATTTAAGCAACATTTAAATGATTTAAACAACTAA
- a CDS encoding nucleoside triphosphate pyrophosphatase yields the protein MILASKSPRRKEILENFGFNLQIKTKEIEETSSKENIIEKIKDISNKKAYEVANENKDDFIVSADTIVSINNKILGKPKNQEDVYNMLRELSGKSHEVITAFSIININKNICYSDAEITKVFFNEITDADIKWYIETKEPFDKAGSYGIQGKGALFVNKIEGDFFSVMGFPLGKFLRALKKLNIDLNCLEKL from the coding sequence ATGATTCTTGCGTCAAAATCTCCAAGAAGAAAGGAAATTCTTGAAAATTTTGGTTTTAATTTACAAATAAAAACTAAAGAAATAGAAGAAACTAGCTCCAAAGAAAATATTATAGAGAAAATCAAAGACATTTCAAATAAAAAAGCTTATGAGGTTGCAAATGAAAATAAAGATGACTTTATTGTAAGTGCTGATACAATTGTTTCTATTAACAACAAAATACTTGGAAAACCAAAAAACCAAGAGGATGTTTATAATATGTTAAGGGAACTTTCTGGAAAATCCCATGAAGTTATAACTGCTTTTTCAATAATCAATATTAACAAAAATATTTGTTATTCAGATGCTGAGATCACAAAAGTTTTTTTCAATGAAATAACTGATGCTGACATTAAATGGTATATAGAAACTAAAGAACCCTTTGATAAAGCTGGAAGTTATGGAATTCAAGGAAAGGGGGCTTTGTTTGTTAATAAAATAGAAGGGGATTTCTTTTCTGTTATGGGATTTCCTTTAGGTAAATTTTTAAGAGCTTTAAAAAAATTAAATATAGATTTAAATTGTTTAGAAAAACTATAA
- the gatC gene encoding Asp-tRNA(Asn)/Glu-tRNA(Gln) amidotransferase subunit GatC: MALTKEEVLNVAKLARLEFSPKEIEKYQKELNDILNYIDMLDEVDVSETTVLSQVNDDVNNLREDVIKDSLSVEEALSNAPESIDGSLIVPKVMG; encoded by the coding sequence ATGGCTTTAACTAAAGAAGAAGTACTAAATGTTGCAAAACTTGCAAGACTTGAATTTAGTCCTAAAGAAATTGAAAAATATCAAAAAGAACTTAATGACATACTAAATTATATTGATATGTTAGATGAAGTTGATGTTAGTGAAACAACAGTATTATCCCAAGTAAATGATGATGTTAACAACTTAAGAGAAGATGTTATAAAGGACTCTCTTTCTGTTGAAGAAGCTCTATCAAATGCTCCAGAATCTATTGATGGATCATTAATCGTACCTAAAGTTATGGGATAA